The following coding sequences lie in one Vicinamibacterales bacterium genomic window:
- a CDS encoding beta-ketoacyl-ACP synthase III: MSNEETRIPDHRPAGLGCGRPTEISSLATYVPPRLLTNADLEKMVDTTNEWILQRTGIHTRHIVDPGVATSDLGKEAALKAIAQAGLTPDDIDLIIVGTTTPDMFFPSTAALIQHKIGAHHAWGFDLAGACSGFTFSLATASQMVSTGRHNHALVVGADVMSSIIDYKDRATCVLFGDGAGAVVVSAAKDPTYGILDFAHEIDGSGGVSLQMPAGGSLRPATHETVEQRLHYVKQDGQAVFKFAVRKTEEVSRLIMQRNGLSADDIALFVSHQANRRIITAAAGRLGIDPSKVIINLERFGNTTAATIPLALNDCLDEGRLKRGDLVLLASVGAGFTVGGVLLRWAY, from the coding sequence CCGTATTCCCGATCATCGGCCGGCCGGTCTCGGCTGCGGCCGTCCTACCGAAATTTCGAGCCTGGCTACCTACGTGCCGCCGCGTTTGTTGACCAACGCCGATCTCGAGAAGATGGTCGACACGACGAACGAGTGGATTCTCCAGCGCACCGGCATTCATACCCGCCATATCGTCGACCCCGGCGTGGCCACCTCGGACCTCGGGAAGGAAGCGGCGCTCAAGGCCATCGCGCAGGCAGGACTCACCCCGGACGACATCGACCTCATCATCGTCGGCACGACGACCCCGGACATGTTCTTCCCCAGCACCGCCGCGCTGATCCAGCACAAGATCGGTGCGCATCACGCCTGGGGGTTCGACCTGGCAGGCGCCTGCTCGGGGTTCACGTTCTCGCTGGCGACCGCGAGCCAGATGGTGTCCACCGGACGCCACAACCACGCGCTCGTCGTCGGCGCCGACGTGATGTCGAGCATCATCGACTACAAGGATCGCGCGACGTGCGTGCTGTTCGGCGACGGTGCCGGGGCAGTGGTCGTGAGTGCTGCCAAGGATCCGACGTACGGGATCCTCGACTTCGCCCACGAGATCGACGGCAGCGGCGGGGTGTCGCTCCAGATGCCGGCGGGCGGCAGCCTGCGCCCCGCGACACACGAAACGGTGGAGCAGCGACTGCACTACGTGAAGCAGGACGGCCAGGCGGTGTTCAAGTTCGCGGTGCGGAAGACCGAGGAAGTCAGCCGCCTGATCATGCAGCGCAACGGCTTGTCGGCCGACGATATCGCCTTGTTCGTCTCGCACCAGGCCAACCGCCGAATCATCACGGCGGCTGCTGGTCGCCTCGGGATCGACCCGTCGAAAGTCATCATCAACCTCGAGCGGTTCGGCAACACGACGGCGGCGACCATTCCGCTGGCGCTCAACGACTGCCTCGACGAAGGCCGGCTGAAGAGGGGCGACCTGGTTCTGCTCGCATCGGTCGGCGCCGGCTTCACCGTGGGCGGCGTGCTGCTGCGCTGGGCGTACTGA